The following coding sequences are from one Pseudomonas oryzae window:
- the qhpG gene encoding flavin-dependent monooxygenase QhpG yields MKAPRIAVLGAGPAGVAVAIGLRRLGYEVVVISEWRRFAAVEGVSARVLDGLGQAGLQRTLASADLASPRRVLWNGTESALNQEFLLDRPRFDAALREDLRAAGVGLREARVREVRSDAHGHRLLLDGAEGERQLPAAFLVEARGRQAPLSGGRLRGPETVSLLNQWQEEPGRGGSAVESLEDGWAWMARLADGRCYWQITLDAASGALPARDELPAYCAARRAQSARVAELFGAAALQPAALHARSSTAILALETGGANWLRVGDAAMAVDPLSGNGIFQALSSALQAPAVINTLLTHPERAELALGFHQRRIEQLFLRFARTGRDFYALEQRWAEQPFWAARRAWPDDEPLHAPADFASLRVERAPVLRDNLIDEAEVVLSADQPLGIWHLQGIELAPRLRRLQAGESFEHMAADLPGPQRAMLRGWLHSQGYAGV; encoded by the coding sequence ATGAAGGCACCGAGGATCGCGGTGCTCGGCGCCGGCCCGGCCGGGGTGGCGGTGGCCATCGGCCTGCGCCGCCTCGGCTACGAAGTAGTCGTGATCAGCGAGTGGCGGCGCTTCGCCGCGGTGGAGGGCGTCTCGGCGCGGGTGCTCGACGGCCTGGGCCAGGCCGGCCTGCAGCGCACCCTGGCCAGCGCCGACCTGGCCTCGCCGCGGCGGGTGCTGTGGAACGGCACGGAAAGCGCGCTCAACCAGGAATTCCTCCTCGACCGCCCGCGCTTCGACGCCGCGCTGCGCGAGGACCTGCGCGCCGCCGGGGTGGGGCTGCGCGAGGCGCGGGTGCGCGAGGTGCGCAGCGACGCCCACGGCCATCGCCTGCTGCTGGACGGCGCCGAGGGCGAGCGGCAACTGCCGGCGGCCTTTCTGGTCGAGGCGCGCGGCCGCCAGGCGCCGCTCAGCGGCGGGCGCCTGCGCGGGCCGGAGACGGTCAGCCTGCTCAACCAGTGGCAGGAGGAGCCGGGCCGCGGCGGCTCGGCGGTGGAGAGCCTGGAGGACGGCTGGGCGTGGATGGCGCGGCTGGCCGACGGCCGCTGCTACTGGCAGATCACCTTGGACGCGGCGAGCGGCGCGCTGCCGGCGCGCGACGAGCTGCCCGCGTACTGCGCGGCGCGACGTGCGCAATCGGCGCGGGTCGCCGAGCTGTTCGGCGCCGCGGCGCTGCAGCCGGCCGCCCTGCACGCGCGCAGCAGTACGGCGATCCTCGCTTTGGAAACTGGCGGCGCCAACTGGCTGCGGGTCGGCGACGCGGCCATGGCGGTCGATCCGCTGTCCGGCAACGGCATCTTCCAGGCGCTGTCCTCGGCGCTGCAGGCGCCGGCGGTGATCAACACCCTGCTCACCCATCCCGAGCGCGCCGAGCTGGCGCTGGGTTTTCACCAGCGGCGCATCGAGCAACTGTTCCTGCGCTTCGCACGCACCGGCCGCGACTTCTACGCGCTGGAGCAGCGCTGGGCGGAGCAGCCATTCTGGGCGGCGCGGCGCGCCTGGCCGGACGACGAACCGCTGCACGCGCCGGCCGACTTCGCCAGCCTGCGGGTGGAACGCGCGCCGGTGCTGCGGGACAACCTGATCGACGAGGCCGAGGTGGTGCTCAGCGCCGACCAGCCATTGGGCATCTGGCACCTGCAGGGCATCGAACTGGCACCGCGCCTGCGCCGCCTGCAGGCCGGCGAGTCGTTCGAGCACATGGCCGCGGACCTGCCCGGGCCGCAGCGGGCGATGCTACGCGGTTGGCTGCACAGCCAGGGGTATGCGGGGGTGTAG
- a CDS encoding ABC transporter ATP-binding protein, producing MLSLLVRLIDSPDRALLERSLRWLFSFVRPHGRAIAGLLGLSLCASLLVLAQPWLTKTLIDEGLLARDFDRLLQVALAMIGVGVLGTLLGGVNRYLHTRLSGRILFALRDALYRHLQSLPPSFYARRRIGDLLSRLDGDVAEIQRFAVDALFSALSSVLGLCGAVALMLALSWQLSLLLAVLVPLEVLWLRWMRRKVERHSRALRERSADVSSFLVETLPAMKFIQAAGQQEREAQRLERLGAGYMSQLLRLQVTEFFTHAVPGTLTSLSRAAAFIVGGYWVVQGTWQLGALIAFSTYLGIAVGPVQSLLGLYVALQRMTVSLGRVMELRAEAPAIAAPAAPQPLPAGPGELRLEELWFRHDGRQEAVLRGASACLPGGTKVALSGPSGVGKSTLIDLLQRFHDPERGRIRLDGVDLRELELAELRRAIAVVSQDIVLFRGSLADNLAYAAPAASREEIERVAQLARLDELLASLPQGLDSPLGERGQQLSGGQKQRIAIARALLQQPRILVLDEATSAVDEATEREVIAAIDRLFAGRTRILISHRASTLAAVDLHLELVDGQLRERALREVGT from the coding sequence ATGCTGAGTCTGCTGGTCCGCCTGATCGACAGCCCCGACCGCGCGCTGCTGGAGCGTTCGCTGCGCTGGCTGTTTTCCTTCGTGCGCCCGCACGGGCGGGCCATCGCCGGCCTGCTCGGCCTGTCGCTGTGCGCCTCGCTGCTGGTGCTGGCGCAGCCCTGGCTGACCAAGACGCTGATCGACGAGGGCTTGCTCGCCCGCGACTTCGACCGCCTGCTGCAGGTGGCGCTGGCGATGATCGGCGTCGGCGTGCTCGGCACCCTGCTCGGCGGGGTCAACCGCTACCTGCACACCCGCCTGTCCGGGCGCATCCTGTTCGCCCTGCGCGATGCCCTGTACCGCCACCTGCAGAGCCTGCCGCCGAGCTTCTACGCGCGCAGACGGATCGGCGACCTGCTGTCGCGCCTGGACGGCGACGTCGCCGAGATCCAGCGCTTCGCCGTCGACGCGCTGTTCTCCGCGCTGTCCAGCGTACTCGGCCTGTGCGGCGCGGTGGCGCTGATGCTGGCGCTGTCCTGGCAGCTGTCGCTGCTGCTCGCCGTGCTGGTGCCGCTGGAGGTGCTCTGGCTGCGCTGGATGCGGCGCAAGGTCGAGCGCCACAGCCGCGCGCTGCGCGAGCGTTCGGCGGACGTTTCCTCGTTCCTGGTCGAGACCCTGCCGGCGATGAAGTTCATCCAGGCCGCCGGCCAGCAGGAGCGCGAGGCGCAGCGCCTGGAGCGCCTTGGCGCGGGCTACATGAGCCAGCTGCTGCGCCTGCAGGTCACCGAATTCTTCACCCACGCGGTGCCCGGCACGCTGACTTCGCTGTCGCGCGCCGCCGCGTTCATCGTCGGCGGCTACTGGGTGGTGCAGGGCACCTGGCAGCTCGGCGCGCTGATCGCCTTCTCCACCTACCTGGGCATAGCGGTGGGGCCGGTGCAGAGCCTGCTCGGCCTGTACGTGGCGCTGCAGCGCATGACCGTCAGCCTCGGCCGGGTCATGGAGCTGCGCGCCGAGGCGCCGGCCATCGCCGCGCCGGCTGCGCCGCAGCCATTGCCCGCCGGTCCCGGCGAGCTGCGCCTGGAGGAGCTGTGGTTCCGCCACGACGGCCGCCAGGAAGCCGTCCTGCGCGGCGCCAGCGCCTGCCTGCCCGGCGGGACGAAGGTGGCGCTCAGCGGCCCCTCCGGGGTCGGCAAGTCGACCCTGATCGACCTGCTGCAGCGTTTCCACGACCCCGAGCGCGGGCGCATCCGGCTCGACGGCGTCGACCTGCGCGAGCTGGAGCTGGCCGAGCTGCGCCGCGCCATCGCCGTGGTCAGCCAGGACATCGTGCTGTTCCGCGGCAGCCTGGCCGACAACCTGGCCTACGCCGCGCCCGCCGCCAGCCGCGAGGAGATCGAACGAGTCGCGCAGCTGGCGCGCCTCGACGAGCTGCTCGCCAGCCTGCCGCAGGGCCTCGACAGCCCGCTCGGCGAGCGCGGCCAGCAGCTCTCCGGCGGGCAGAAACAGCGCATCGCCATCGCCCGCGCGCTGCTGCAGCAGCCGCGCATCCTGGTCCTCGACGAGGCCACCTCGGCGGTCGACGAGGCCACCGAGCGCGAGGTGATCGCCGCCATCGACCGGCTGTTCGCCGGGCGCACGCGCATCCTGATCAGCCACCGCGCCTCGACCCTGGCCGCCGTCGACCTGCACCTGGAACTGGTCGACGGCCAGCTGCGCGAACGCGCGCTGCGGGAGGTGGGGACATGA
- the qhpE gene encoding subtilisin-like serine protease QhpE, whose protein sequence is MSRELLIGVVDSGHAPHQSALVRAARGFYLVGDELQEDAAQTDRLGHGSAVLEALALEPGVVRGCVAQVFAERWQTSPLQVAAAVHWLIEQDVALINLSLGLRHDRPLLREACERALAAGVLLCASSPAQGEAVWPASYPGVLRITGDARCAPGQWSWLASAQADFGAPVTAGGLAGASLACAHFSGLLARHLHDHPGSDRAALLDHLRCGAAFLGPERRGRHP, encoded by the coding sequence ATGAGCCGCGAACTGCTGATCGGCGTGGTCGACAGCGGCCACGCGCCGCACCAGAGCGCCCTGGTGCGGGCGGCGCGCGGTTTCTATCTGGTCGGGGACGAGCTGCAGGAGGACGCGGCGCAGACCGACCGTCTCGGCCACGGCAGCGCGGTGCTCGAGGCGCTGGCGCTCGAGCCGGGAGTGGTGCGCGGCTGCGTCGCCCAGGTGTTCGCCGAACGCTGGCAGACCAGCCCGCTGCAGGTCGCCGCGGCGGTGCACTGGCTGATCGAGCAGGACGTGGCGCTGATCAACCTGAGCCTCGGCCTGCGCCACGACCGCCCGCTGCTGCGCGAGGCCTGCGAGCGCGCGCTGGCCGCCGGCGTGCTGCTCTGCGCCTCCAGTCCGGCGCAGGGCGAGGCGGTGTGGCCGGCCAGCTATCCGGGTGTGCTGCGCATCACCGGCGACGCGCGCTGCGCGCCGGGGCAGTGGTCGTGGCTGGCCAGCGCCCAGGCCGACTTCGGCGCGCCGGTCACCGCCGGCGGCCTGGCCGGCGCCAGCCTGGCCTGCGCCCACTTCAGCGGGCTGCTCGCCCGCCATCTGCACGACCATCCGGGCAGCGACCGTGCGGCGCTGCTCGATCATCTGCGCTGCGGCGCGGCATTCCTCGGCCCGGAGCGGCGCGGGAGGCACCCATGA
- a CDS encoding sigma-54-dependent Fis family transcriptional regulator, whose protein sequence is MALSTRTTEDFIGASRRIRQTLRSGGRLPEGVLRAEIDASWRRSLDFGVSCDEPALASDAAPDAEQVLAVNRLLLDAATPQLDYLTRQLGDSGLIILGDSEARVLAIEGQTAQLARFGLHDLRVGSCWSEALRGTNALGTALVEARPTLIDCGEHYLDRLSQFSCTSVPIRDPRGGVVGVLDLTRVGGMPQPQDNLATLLLAASQIESRLFAALHPDQLVVAFHCRRQYLDSPWQGLLALDLDGTLLAANDQACALLELPRELLLGRRCAELLGGDSQNLLRRLQQGAPLCAQTARGELYCRTLQLPAAAAAGAWTAPRPAAARADCLEALAGADPRLARALRMARQGLAGGLPVLLLGETGTGKEVVAQALHQASARADKPFVAVNCAAIPEGLIESELFGYREGAFTGSRRGGMVGRLQQAHGGTLFLDEIGDMPLALQARLLRVLQERKVLPLGGGAEQDIDVAIVCATHRDLRSRVQDKAFREDLYYRINGISLRLPALRERDDLAALIERLLAKLGAPQMRLDADLTELFGQYDWPGNIRQLEMVLRAALAMREGDESLLGLDHLSDSLLDELTASTRQASSIRENELKLIRDTLDRQQGNVSAAAEALGISRATLYRKLKQLRG, encoded by the coding sequence ATGGCCCTGTCGACAAGAACAACAGAAGACTTCATCGGGGCTTCGCGCAGGATCCGTCAGACCTTGCGGTCCGGCGGGCGCTTGCCCGAAGGCGTCCTGCGTGCCGAGATCGACGCCTCCTGGCGGCGCAGCCTCGACTTCGGCGTGAGCTGCGACGAGCCGGCGCTGGCCAGCGACGCCGCGCCCGACGCCGAGCAGGTGCTCGCCGTCAACCGCCTGCTGCTGGATGCCGCCACCCCGCAGCTCGACTACCTGACCCGCCAGCTCGGCGACAGCGGGCTGATCATCCTCGGCGACAGCGAGGCGCGCGTGCTGGCCATCGAGGGGCAGACCGCCCAGCTGGCGCGTTTCGGCCTGCACGACCTGCGCGTCGGCAGCTGCTGGAGCGAGGCGCTGCGCGGCACCAACGCCCTCGGCACCGCGCTGGTCGAGGCGCGGCCGACGCTGATCGACTGCGGCGAGCACTACCTCGACCGCCTCAGCCAGTTCTCCTGCACCTCGGTGCCGATCCGCGACCCGCGCGGCGGTGTGGTCGGCGTGCTCGACCTGACCCGCGTCGGCGGCATGCCGCAGCCGCAGGACAACCTCGCCACCCTGCTGCTGGCCGCCAGTCAGATCGAGAGCCGGCTGTTCGCCGCCCTGCATCCCGACCAACTGGTGGTGGCCTTCCACTGTCGCCGTCAGTACCTCGACTCGCCCTGGCAGGGCCTCCTGGCCCTCGACCTGGACGGCACGCTGCTGGCCGCCAACGACCAGGCCTGCGCGCTGCTCGAGCTGCCGCGCGAGCTGCTGCTCGGCCGGCGCTGCGCCGAGCTGCTCGGCGGCGACAGCCAGAACCTGCTGCGCCGCCTGCAGCAGGGCGCGCCGCTGTGCGCGCAGACCGCGCGCGGCGAGCTCTACTGCCGCACCCTGCAGCTGCCGGCGGCCGCCGCTGCCGGCGCGTGGACGGCGCCGCGCCCGGCCGCGGCGCGCGCCGACTGCCTGGAGGCGCTGGCCGGCGCCGATCCGCGCCTGGCCCGCGCCCTGCGCATGGCCCGCCAGGGCCTGGCCGGCGGCCTGCCGGTGCTGCTGCTCGGCGAGACCGGCACCGGCAAGGAGGTGGTCGCCCAGGCCCTGCACCAGGCCAGTGCGCGCGCCGACAAGCCGTTCGTCGCGGTCAACTGCGCGGCCATCCCCGAGGGACTGATCGAGTCCGAGCTGTTCGGCTACCGCGAGGGCGCCTTCACCGGCTCGCGCCGCGGCGGCATGGTCGGCCGCCTGCAGCAGGCCCACGGCGGCACCCTGTTCCTCGACGAGATCGGCGACATGCCGCTGGCCCTGCAGGCGCGCCTGCTGCGCGTGCTGCAGGAGCGCAAGGTGCTGCCGCTGGGCGGCGGCGCCGAGCAGGACATCGACGTGGCGATCGTCTGCGCCACCCACCGCGACCTGCGTAGCCGGGTGCAGGACAAGGCTTTCCGCGAGGACCTCTACTACCGCATCAACGGCATCAGCCTGCGCCTGCCGGCGCTGCGCGAGCGCGACGACCTCGCCGCGCTGATCGAGCGCCTGCTGGCCAAGCTCGGCGCGCCGCAGATGCGCCTCGACGCCGATCTCACCGAGCTGTTCGGCCAGTACGACTGGCCGGGCAACATCCGCCAGCTGGAGATGGTGCTGCGCGCCGCGCTGGCCATGCGCGAGGGCGACGAGAGCCTGCTCGGTCTCGACCACCTGAGCGACAGCCTGCTCGACGAGCTGACCGCCAGCACCCGGCAGGCCAGCAGCATCCGCGAGAACGAGCTGAAGCTGATCCGCGACACCCTTGACCGCCAGCAGGGCAACGTCTCCGCGGCCGCCGAGGCGCTGGGCATCAGCCGGGCGACCCTGTACCGCAAGCTCAAGCAGCTGCGCGGCTGA
- a CDS encoding amidase, whose translation MSAVNQAPRSAAASSLRAQIVALDALPLSQAIRSRQLSCREVMQAYLEQIDTFNPRVNALVALQPAEALLAEADERDRQLARGEWLGWMHGMPQAVKDLAACAGLPTSLGSPLFAGQLSGHDAIAVARMRASGAIFVGRSNVPEFGLGSHTYNAVHGTTGNAYDPTLCAGGSSGGAAVALALRMLPVADGSDMMGSLRNPAAFNNVYGLRPSQGRVPFGPGGELFVQQLATEGPMGRSVADVARLLHTQAGHDARTPLALHEDPAALLGPLERDFQDARLGWLGDLGGHLPMEMGVLNLCERALADFAELGCEVEPCLPDYAPERLWRTWLVHRHWLVQGLLGELYADPAKRELLKPEARWEVEGGLALSGADVYRASVDRSDWYRALGKLFERYDYLLLPSAQVFPFDATQPWPRRIAGREMDSYHRWMEVVVGASLAGLPAISVPVGFSPAGLPMGLQIIGPAQADLAVLQLAHAHEQLTQWVRDYPPALLRDGR comes from the coding sequence ATGTCCGCCGTCAACCAAGCACCGCGCAGCGCCGCAGCCAGCAGCCTGCGCGCGCAGATCGTCGCCCTCGACGCCCTGCCGCTGTCCCAAGCGATCCGCAGCCGCCAGCTGTCCTGCCGCGAGGTGATGCAGGCCTACCTGGAGCAGATCGACACGTTCAACCCGCGGGTCAACGCGCTGGTCGCCCTGCAGCCGGCCGAGGCGCTGCTGGCCGAGGCCGACGAGCGCGACCGCCAGCTGGCGCGCGGCGAGTGGCTGGGCTGGATGCACGGCATGCCGCAGGCGGTGAAGGATCTGGCCGCCTGCGCCGGGCTGCCGACCAGCCTGGGTTCGCCGCTGTTCGCCGGGCAGCTGAGTGGCCACGACGCCATCGCCGTGGCGCGCATGCGCGCCAGCGGGGCGATCTTCGTCGGCCGCAGCAACGTGCCGGAGTTCGGCCTCGGCTCGCACACCTACAATGCGGTCCACGGCACCACCGGCAACGCCTACGACCCGACCCTGTGCGCCGGCGGCAGCAGCGGCGGCGCCGCGGTGGCGCTGGCCCTGCGCATGCTGCCGGTGGCCGACGGCAGCGACATGATGGGCTCGCTGCGCAATCCGGCGGCGTTCAACAACGTCTACGGCCTGCGCCCGTCGCAGGGCCGCGTGCCGTTCGGCCCGGGCGGCGAACTGTTCGTCCAGCAGCTGGCCACCGAAGGCCCGATGGGCCGCAGCGTCGCCGACGTCGCCCGCCTGCTGCACACCCAGGCCGGCCACGACGCGCGCACGCCGCTGGCGCTGCACGAGGATCCGGCGGCCCTGCTCGGCCCGCTCGAGCGCGACTTCCAGGACGCGCGGCTCGGCTGGCTGGGCGATCTGGGCGGCCACCTGCCGATGGAGATGGGCGTGCTGAACCTCTGCGAGCGCGCCCTGGCCGACTTCGCCGAACTCGGCTGCGAGGTCGAGCCCTGCCTGCCCGACTACGCCCCCGAGCGTCTGTGGCGGACCTGGCTGGTGCACCGCCACTGGCTGGTGCAGGGCCTGCTCGGCGAGCTGTACGCCGATCCGGCCAAGCGCGAACTGCTCAAGCCGGAGGCGCGCTGGGAGGTGGAAGGCGGCCTGGCGCTGAGCGGCGCCGACGTCTACCGCGCCAGCGTCGACCGCAGCGACTGGTACCGCGCGCTCGGCAAGCTGTTCGAGCGTTACGACTACCTGCTGCTGCCCAGCGCCCAGGTGTTTCCTTTCGACGCAACCCAGCCCTGGCCGCGGCGCATCGCCGGACGCGAGATGGACAGCTACCACCGCTGGATGGAGGTGGTGGTCGGCGCCAGCCTGGCCGGCCTGCCGGCGATCAGCGTGCCGGTCGGCTTCAGCCCCGCCGGCCTGCCGATGGGCCTGCAGATCATCGGCCCGGCGCAGGCCGATCTGGCCGTGCTGCAGCTCGCCCACGCCCACGAGCAGCTCACCCAGTGGGTGCGCGACTACCCGCCGGCCCTGCTGCGCGACGGCCGCTGA
- a CDS encoding M20 aminoacylase family protein — translation MARHAHILAWLHDIRDELQTLRRDIHAHPELGFEEHRTAAEVARRLGEWGYEVHRGIGRTGVVGVLRSGNSARRLGLRADMDALPITETGARPHASRHAGCMHACGHDGHTAMLLGAARYLAATRRFDGTLVLIFQPAEEGQGGAEAMLADGLLKRFPCDALFAMHNMPGLPAGQLAFRSGALLASQDLLEVRLRGVGGHGSMPHLAVDPLLAAAATVVALQSVVARNIDPQQAAVVTVGALQAGEAANVIAEEALLRLSLRALDPGVREQVLARVQAIIRAQAQSYGCQVRIEHRPAYPLLVNGAEETAFARAVGHQLVGPEEVVEAATVMGSEDFAWMLQRCPGSYLLIGNGCGGAHLHNPAYDFNDTLLVRGAAYWAALTESWLAATPADQPQATPAA, via the coding sequence ATGGCCCGACACGCCCACATCCTGGCCTGGCTGCACGACATCCGCGACGAGCTGCAGACCCTGCGTCGCGACATCCACGCCCACCCCGAGCTGGGCTTCGAGGAACACCGCACCGCCGCCGAGGTCGCCCGCCGGCTCGGCGAGTGGGGCTACGAGGTGCACCGCGGCATCGGCCGCACCGGCGTGGTCGGCGTGCTGCGCAGCGGCAACAGTGCGCGGCGCCTCGGCCTGCGCGCCGACATGGACGCCCTGCCGATCACCGAGACCGGCGCGCGACCGCACGCCAGCCGCCACGCCGGCTGCATGCACGCCTGCGGTCATGACGGCCACACCGCGATGCTGCTCGGCGCGGCCCGCTACCTGGCCGCCACCCGCCGCTTCGACGGCACCCTGGTGCTGATCTTCCAGCCCGCCGAGGAAGGCCAGGGCGGCGCCGAGGCGATGCTCGCCGACGGCCTGCTGAAGCGCTTCCCCTGCGACGCGCTGTTCGCCATGCACAACATGCCCGGCCTGCCCGCCGGCCAGCTGGCCTTCCGCAGCGGCGCGCTGCTGGCCTCGCAGGACCTGCTCGAGGTGCGCCTGCGCGGCGTCGGCGGCCACGGCTCGATGCCGCACCTCGCCGTCGACCCGCTGCTCGCCGCCGCCGCCACGGTCGTGGCCCTGCAGAGCGTGGTGGCGCGCAACATCGACCCGCAGCAGGCCGCGGTGGTCACCGTCGGCGCCCTGCAGGCCGGCGAGGCGGCCAACGTGATTGCCGAGGAGGCGCTGCTGCGCCTGAGCCTGCGCGCCCTCGACCCCGGCGTGCGCGAGCAGGTGCTGGCGCGCGTGCAGGCGATCATCCGGGCGCAGGCGCAGAGCTACGGCTGCCAGGTGCGGATCGAGCACCGCCCGGCCTACCCGCTGCTGGTCAACGGCGCCGAGGAAACCGCCTTCGCCCGCGCGGTCGGCCACCAACTGGTCGGCCCCGAAGAGGTGGTCGAGGCCGCCACCGTGATGGGCAGCGAGGACTTCGCCTGGATGCTGCAGCGCTGCCCGGGCAGCTACCTGCTGATCGGCAACGGCTGCGGCGGCGCGCACCTGCACAACCCGGCCTACGACTTCAACGACACCCTCCTGGTGCGTGGCGCCGCCTACTGGGCCGCGCTCACCGAATCCTGGCTGGCGGCAACGCCCGCCGACCAACCGCAGGCCACACCGGCCGCCTGA
- a CDS encoding citrate-proton symporter, whose product MHASPSGTSRSRQVTAAVIGNALEWYDFIVYGFLSSIIARLFFPAGDEHASLLMALATFGVGFFMRPVGGVLLGIYADRKGRKAAMQLIILLMTLSIAMIAFAPDYAAIGIGAPLLIVVARLLQGFATGGEYASATAFLVECAPANRRGLYGAWQLFGQCLAVFAGAGMGALVTHNLSPEALDSWGWRLPFILGLLIGPVGLWIRRHLEESEDFLAAQQSAEPGQGLFAVIRGNLRAVLATMASTINGTVAFYVVLVNMPTFAHKQLGLALDQVFMVQMLAVGLMTLVIPLAGMLSDRLGRRPVLLAGMLGFFLLVYPLYGWVAAAPSVERLLIMQLLLCSCMGLFFGPTPTAMAEQFPTKVRSTGLAVAYNIAVMLFGGFAPFIVTWLTQTTGTPVAPAYYVLFASLIGLSGIALLREAAPAALARKQLRSAPLAARARSL is encoded by the coding sequence ATGCACGCTTCCCCGAGCGGGACTTCGCGTTCCCGCCAGGTGACCGCCGCGGTCATCGGCAACGCCCTCGAGTGGTACGACTTCATCGTCTACGGCTTCCTCTCGAGCATCATCGCCCGCCTGTTCTTCCCGGCCGGCGACGAGCACGCCTCGCTGCTGATGGCGCTGGCCACCTTCGGCGTCGGCTTCTTCATGCGCCCGGTGGGCGGCGTGCTGCTCGGCATCTACGCCGACCGCAAGGGCCGCAAGGCGGCCATGCAGCTGATCATCCTGCTGATGACCCTGTCGATCGCGATGATCGCCTTCGCCCCCGACTACGCCGCCATCGGCATCGGCGCGCCGCTGCTGATCGTCGTCGCGCGCCTGCTGCAGGGCTTCGCCACCGGCGGCGAGTACGCCAGCGCCACCGCCTTCCTGGTCGAGTGCGCGCCGGCCAACCGCCGCGGCCTGTACGGCGCCTGGCAGCTTTTCGGCCAGTGCCTGGCGGTGTTCGCCGGCGCCGGCATGGGCGCCCTGGTCACCCACAACCTGTCGCCCGAGGCGCTGGACAGCTGGGGCTGGCGGCTGCCGTTCATCCTCGGCCTGCTGATCGGCCCGGTCGGCCTGTGGATCCGCCGCCATCTGGAGGAGAGCGAGGACTTCCTCGCCGCGCAGCAGAGCGCCGAGCCGGGCCAGGGCCTGTTCGCGGTGATCCGTGGCAACCTGCGCGCGGTGCTGGCCACCATGGCCTCGACCATCAACGGCACCGTGGCCTTCTACGTGGTGCTGGTGAACATGCCGACCTTCGCCCACAAGCAGCTCGGCCTGGCGCTCGATCAGGTGTTCATGGTGCAGATGCTGGCGGTAGGCCTGATGACCCTGGTGATCCCGCTGGCCGGCATGCTCTCCGACCGCCTCGGCCGCCGCCCGGTGCTGCTGGCCGGCATGCTCGGCTTCTTCCTGCTGGTCTACCCGTTGTACGGGTGGGTCGCCGCCGCGCCCAGCGTGGAACGCCTGCTGATCATGCAGCTGCTGCTGTGCTCCTGCATGGGCCTGTTCTTCGGCCCGACGCCGACCGCCATGGCCGAGCAGTTCCCCACCAAGGTGCGCTCCACCGGTCTCGCCGTGGCCTACAACATCGCGGTGATGCTGTTCGGCGGCTTCGCCCCGTTCATCGTCACCTGGCTGACGCAGACCACCGGCACCCCGGTGGCGCCGGCCTACTACGTGCTGTTCGCCTCGCTGATCGGCCTCTCCGGCATCGCCCTGCTGCGCGAGGCGGCGCCCGCCGCGCTGGCCCGCAAGCAGCTCCGCAGCGCCCCGCTCGCCGCCCGCGCAAGGAGCCTGTGA